The sequence taacagtaaacacactgatcatgtcggtctctatctgtctgctctgtaacagtaaacacactgatcatgtGGGTCTCTATCTGCTCtgtaacagtaaacacactgatcatgtCGGTCTCTATCTGCTCtgtaacagtaaacacactgatcatgtCGGTCTCTATCTGCTCtgtaacagtaaacacactgatcatgtCGGTCTCTATCTGCTCtgtaacagtaaacacactgatcatgtGGGTCTCTATCTGCTCtgtaacagtaaacacactgatcatgtGGGTCTCTATCTGCTCtgtaacagtaaacacactgatcatgtCGGTCTCTATCTGCTCtgtaacagtaaacacactgatcatgtCGGTCTCTATCTGCTCtgtaacagtaaacacactgatcatgtGGGTCTCTATCTGCTCtgtaacagtaaacacactgatcatgtcggtctctctctgctctgtaacagtaaacacactgatcatgtcggtctctatctgtctgctctgtaacagtaaacacactgatcatgtCGGTCTCTATCTGCTCTGTAACAGGAGTCACGTGAGTTCACTTACAAATGATTCTTTGATAGTTTTGGTCACGTATTTCAAAGCAACCTGTTCACAAGGACAAAACAGAATTAGTTACTTAGTTCAATAAGAGTTTTTAACAATCgtcctgttcaaaagtttacacaccccctGGCCTTATATTGTATTGTGCTGTTCCTGAGCATCAGTGAACAGCTGCACTTTGTGTAATAGTTGTGTACGAGTCCCTCAGTTGTCCTCAGTGTGAAAACATtgatcttaataataatataatttctgcTGGAAAGGGAGTAAAATATACAGAAGATTGTGTAGAAGCTGAaggatttttctgaagaaatgtGGACAGTTTAACTGCTCAGGACAACCAATGGACTCATGAACATTATCTCAAGCCAGAAACAAAGTTGTTGATCATCCAGGTAACAGCACACAGTATTAGGAATCATGAAGGTGTGAACTTTTGTATTGGTTCATTGGTCTTGAAATGTAAACATCTGATATATGAACTGGTTTATTAGCCACTGAACCCTCCTGAGTTCTGTTAcatcattaatattttacagaatcacactcacatagacattcacacacacaaacacacacacacacacacacacacacacacacacacacacacacacacacacacacacacacacacacacacacacagacactcatatACACAATGGATCATTTCTGTACTGAGTTGATTTGTGGTAATTACATGTCCATGTGACTACGTACTGATCTCCCATCTGCTTTACATACGCCAGCGTAGACGGCACCGAATGCTCCTTTACCCAACAGCTCTCCTACAGTGTAGCGTGAATCTAACTCCtctgtgttttacacacacacacacacacacacacacacacacacacacacacacacacacacacacacacacacacacacacacgcaaacacgcacacacacacacacacacacatattatatcTCAGAGTCTATGAAAAGATCCTGTTCCTGAATCTGGGGTCTTAAATATGAGCATCTGGAGTAAATATTACTgttgtaatatgtgtgtgtgtaatattttatacaaaatttgGAACATTAGACTTTATTTGTCACCACCCTCATCTCTCtttcctcccccccccctctctttccgTATCTAATTGTGCTGAGTTAGGAGTTCTTTAGCTACACAGCTCTATACACACCCTGGAACTCCTCAACTGATCTGGGCAGCTCCTGGTCACCAGAACCTTCAGAAGATGGTGTACACACAACTCTGAGCAGACGGCAAAGTTTTAGCAGCCACTCGCTTTTTTCTGCCTCCTCTTGAAGCAGTTCATTAGAGAGCTAAAAGACAAAGAGGGAAAGTACAACATGGATGAAGACTCTGTATCTGAAACCAAGGAGTTTTTTAGACATTTATGTGTCTAGTTATTTACCTTTATAATCCTTTCAGTGAGGAAGCTGTCGACGTACCGAGGCATGGTGATGATGCTTCGAGCCGTTCCTTCACAGTAGTCAAGTGCTTGATCAGAAACTCCAGCCTTGGCTAGTGTAAAGGCGTAAGTGTACTTGAACAGCTAAGACAGAGAGAACCGCCAGTACCTTACCCTCAGTACCAAGGTTCCTCGTTTAATCTCAgatgaaaaagagaagaagaaaagttcAGACCTGGAAGTGTGGCTGTCCGAACCCTGAGGTCTGAGACAACACGTACTCATACACCTCAGTTCTCTCCAACACGTCTTTGGGGACTGGACGATTTTTATTCCTGGTTAACAACAAATGTATCAAGTTATGAATAGATGaatagccacacacacacacacacacacacacacacacacacacacacacacacacacacaacatactccTCACAACCAATCAGTTCAAATGATTTGCGTGATCCCAGCTCCATTTGTGCCACCACATAACAGATTTGCCCTGCATACGTCCATCCTCTGGAAACTGAAGATGAAAACCAAACAAGCCTGTGAGGATCAGAGACCTGAATCcagtccactttattaggaataaaGTGACTAGTGAATGTAGTAATGTGATATTTAGAGGGAGAACTTCATACCAAATTCATCTCCCAGTTTAACAACGGCTTTTCGCTTTTCATCTTCTTTAGCAGAAGAGCACAAAAGTTTGGTCAGAGAAATACACCAGACCAGATGAACACATCCGAGCTGAAGAAGAAACAGTCACGTTAGTCCACGTGATAGTGAGAAGAACATCAACAagaacaacacacagcacagacagactgatgctcacacactcacctttctCCTCACAGAGCTGCAGCCCTTGAAGAGAACTGCGGCGATTTCAGCCGTCATTACTCTCTATAAAGAAAACACAGAGTCGTTCATTAGCGTGTCCACTGTAcggttatttcattatttacacacattttaaaacacacaacatctcCATCATTCATCCTCCTTAAACAGTCCCAGCTGCAGCACATGATCTCCAGCACACATTCGCTCTCGCAGGTTTACCGTCTCAGTTGGTTTGAGGAAGAGCTCCATAATCAGccagaagaaataaaatatctgtTGATCAGAATCGTTCAGATGACAGAAACTCTCCTGACATTTCCACTGAATAAACCTGAGCAGCTCGTCCTTCTGCATCTTcccactgcaacacacacacacacacacacacacacacacacacacacacacacacacacacacacacacacacacacacacacacacacactgatgacatGCTTCACTACATCAGTACTGAAACACTGAACATGTGAGAGGAGCGAGAGCGTCTCACCTCATCAGAGGACCATGAAATTCCACCTTCTTCTCATCAGCTCTGTTTTCAGGTTGAGGTGTAAGATCTTCACGCTTAGACATGTTCCTCACCAGGCCTTTACAGTTCTGTGGAGCAGCAGCAGTTGATAtggttattgttatttacagatGAATGTGTTTTAGTTTTATATCAGTCTCTACAGTTCGGTCATCTGTGGATTTCTGCTGATGATCTATACATCTCTGAAGGCTTTTGTCACACACTTGGTTCAGCTGATGCAGGTTTACTACAATAAGTACAGAAGCATTATGAGAGACTCAGACAGctgaggaaaacaaacaaactgcaaTCGTACCTGATTTCTACAGTAATAATCATTccagaaaacaataaaatttcaGTTATTAAAGGATTCAGAGTTTAGTTCAATGAAACTAGAGACAATGCAACTTAGACAAGAATTGAGCtgatactaatactaatactgatACTAATCCCCGTCTAATCTCATGGTTTTGCAGAACAGGGTGGATAATTTCACCTTCTCTGATGGACTAGTGTTAGATTATGTGAACAGTGTGATGTAAATATTAGTGACTTGTACACACACTCGTGTAATTTACATCTAACCAGCAGGTCAGAGTCAGAGGGAC is a genomic window of Tachysurus fulvidraco isolate hzauxx_2018 chromosome 8, HZAU_PFXX_2.0, whole genome shotgun sequence containing:
- the LOC113634797 gene encoding uncharacterized protein LOC113634797 isoform X2, whose protein sequence is MSRRCCRSLLQKSTAEDMKDEGCVQSDRKMIITKLFRGFGCVRRKKHWGLPLTGRLVNTATGSEHCVKGRFYAGNIFQARGQLVLNGCERCFVYPSVQNDMVCVTSGILPHVQNCKGLVRNMSKREDLTPQPENRADEKKVEFHGPLMSGKMQKDELLRFIQWKCQESFCHLNDSDQQIFYFFWLIMELFLKPTETRVMTAEIAAVLFKGCSSVRRKLGCVHLVWCISLTKLLCSSAKEDEKRKAVVKLGDEFVSRGWTYAGQICYVVAQMELGSRKSFELIGCEENKNRPVPKDVLERTEVYEYVLSQTSGFGQPHFQLFKYTYAFTLAKAGVSDQALDYCEGTARSIITMPRYVDSFLTERIIKLSNELLQEEAEKSEWLLKLCRLLRVVCTPSSEGSGDQELPRSVEEFQEELDSRYTVGELLGKGAFGAVYAGVCKADGRSVALKYVTKTIKESFPGTKPREVELLEMVSKPPRCEYVVELLEWLDVSTSFILVLERPSPCIDLRGFLQMNKNNLLSEHEVREIMWQVLLAASHCTDRNVFHGDLQSKNFLLNTDTMKVKLIDFGCGYLVSDFYTSSTGHITSLWSLGLLMVELICGTINFDSTDQMINTCSQFVSAECVKLLTMSLKKNTNAPTYKEIMRHSWFKKRHSPVSQAPPS
- the LOC113634797 gene encoding uncharacterized protein LOC113634797 isoform X3 yields the protein MKDVFNLTGVKGRFYAGNIFQARGQLVLNGCERCFVYPSVQNDMVCVTSGILPHVQNCKGLVRNMSKREDLTPQPENRADEKKVEFHGPLMSGKMQKDELLRFIQWKCQESFCHLNDSDQQIFYFFWLIMELFLKPTETRVMTAEIAAVLFKGCSSVRRKLGCVHLVWCISLTKLLCSSAKEDEKRKAVVKLGDEFVSRGWTYAGQICYVVAQMELGSRKSFELIGCEENKNRPVPKDVLERTEVYEYVLSQTSGFGQPHFQLFKYTYAFTLAKAGVSDQALDYCEGTARSIITMPRYVDSFLTERIIKLSNELLQEEAEKSEWLLKLCRLLRVVCTPSSEGSGDQELPRSVEEFQEELDSRYTVGELLGKGAFGAVYAGVCKADGRSVALKYVTKTIKESFPGTKPREVELLEMVSKPPRCEYVVELLEWLDVSTSFILVLERPSPCIDLRGFLQMNKNNLLSEHEVREIMWQVLLAASHCTDRNVFHGDLQSKNFLLNTDTMKVKLIDFGCGYLVSDFYTSSTGHITSLWSLGLLMVELICGTINFDSTDQMINTCSQFVSAECVKLLTMSLKKNTNAPTYKEIMRHSWFKKRHSPVSQAPPS
- the LOC113634797 gene encoding uncharacterized protein LOC113634797 isoform X4, with translation MVCVTSGILPHVQNCKGLVRNMSKREDLTPQPENRADEKKVEFHGPLMSGKMQKDELLRFIQWKCQESFCHLNDSDQQIFYFFWLIMELFLKPTETRVMTAEIAAVLFKGCSSVRRKLGCVHLVWCISLTKLLCSSAKEDEKRKAVVKLGDEFVSRGWTYAGQICYVVAQMELGSRKSFELIGCEENKNRPVPKDVLERTEVYEYVLSQTSGFGQPHFQLFKYTYAFTLAKAGVSDQALDYCEGTARSIITMPRYVDSFLTERIIKLSNELLQEEAEKSEWLLKLCRLLRVVCTPSSEGSGDQELPRSVEEFQEELDSRYTVGELLGKGAFGAVYAGVCKADGRSVALKYVTKTIKESFPGTKPREVELLEMVSKPPRCEYVVELLEWLDVSTSFILVLERPSPCIDLRGFLQMNKNNLLSEHEVREIMWQVLLAASHCTDRNVFHGDLQSKNFLLNTDTMKVKLIDFGCGYLVSDFYTSSTGHITSLWSLGLLMVELICGTINFDSTDQMINTCSQFVSAECVKLLTMSLKKNTNAPTYKEIMRHSWFKKRHSPVSQAPPS
- the LOC113634797 gene encoding uncharacterized protein LOC113634797 isoform X5: MSKREDLTPQPENRADEKKVEFHGPLMSGKMQKDELLRFIQWKCQESFCHLNDSDQQIFYFFWLIMELFLKPTETRVMTAEIAAVLFKGCSSVRRKLGCVHLVWCISLTKLLCSSAKEDEKRKAVVKLGDEFVSRGWTYAGQICYVVAQMELGSRKSFELIGCEENKNRPVPKDVLERTEVYEYVLSQTSGFGQPHFQLFKYTYAFTLAKAGVSDQALDYCEGTARSIITMPRYVDSFLTERIIKLSNELLQEEAEKSEWLLKLCRLLRVVCTPSSEGSGDQELPRSVEEFQEELDSRYTVGELLGKGAFGAVYAGVCKADGRSVALKYVTKTIKESFPGTKPREVELLEMVSKPPRCEYVVELLEWLDVSTSFILVLERPSPCIDLRGFLQMNKNNLLSEHEVREIMWQVLLAASHCTDRNVFHGDLQSKNFLLNTDTMKVKLIDFGCGYLVSDFYTSSTGHITSLWSLGLLMVELICGTINFDSTDQMINTCSQFVSAECVKLLTMSLKKNTNAPTYKEIMRHSWFKKRHSPVSQAPPS
- the LOC113634797 gene encoding uncharacterized protein LOC113634797 isoform X1, with the translated sequence MSRRCCRSLLQKSTAEDMKDEGCVQSDRKMIITKLFRGFGCVRRKQKHWGLPLTGRLVNTATGSEHCVKGRFYAGNIFQARGQLVLNGCERCFVYPSVQNDMVCVTSGILPHVQNCKGLVRNMSKREDLTPQPENRADEKKVEFHGPLMSGKMQKDELLRFIQWKCQESFCHLNDSDQQIFYFFWLIMELFLKPTETRVMTAEIAAVLFKGCSSVRRKLGCVHLVWCISLTKLLCSSAKEDEKRKAVVKLGDEFVSRGWTYAGQICYVVAQMELGSRKSFELIGCEENKNRPVPKDVLERTEVYEYVLSQTSGFGQPHFQLFKYTYAFTLAKAGVSDQALDYCEGTARSIITMPRYVDSFLTERIIKLSNELLQEEAEKSEWLLKLCRLLRVVCTPSSEGSGDQELPRSVEEFQEELDSRYTVGELLGKGAFGAVYAGVCKADGRSVALKYVTKTIKESFPGTKPREVELLEMVSKPPRCEYVVELLEWLDVSTSFILVLERPSPCIDLRGFLQMNKNNLLSEHEVREIMWQVLLAASHCTDRNVFHGDLQSKNFLLNTDTMKVKLIDFGCGYLVSDFYTSSTGHITSLWSLGLLMVELICGTINFDSTDQMINTCSQFVSAECVKLLTMSLKKNTNAPTYKEIMRHSWFKKRHSPVSQAPPS